In Thermovirga sp., a single window of DNA contains:
- a CDS encoding radical SAM protein: protein MYYKDDTVYYPQDEMNTVLLPVTTGCSYNRCAFCSMYKDTKYAEVPFPAIEAELKSGYTYTEKVFLTGADPLSIGFKKMKQLLDAIGHYLPYCARVASYASIKNLSRYSLEELSFLHDAGLRLLYIGFESGRDDVLRLMKKGHSVEEAVEQAQKLNEARLPFNTVIMYGIAGEEESVKNALSTAEMINCFKTNTIITMNLVIFYGTELENMVKKGEFTPPGAKERLLEIRTLLENLFPRDQTVFDTTHPSNIIKISGTLPQDRQRLLTEVNRHLDQA, encoded by the coding sequence TATAAAGACGATACCGTCTATTATCCACAGGACGAGATGAACACCGTCCTTTTGCCCGTCACGACTGGATGCTCTTACAACCGGTGTGCCTTCTGCTCCATGTACAAAGACACAAAGTACGCCGAGGTTCCCTTTCCAGCCATCGAGGCTGAACTGAAAAGCGGATATACCTACACCGAGAAGGTCTTCCTAACGGGAGCGGATCCCCTGTCGATAGGTTTCAAGAAAATGAAGCAGCTCCTCGACGCCATAGGCCATTATCTCCCCTACTGTGCCAGGGTGGCATCCTACGCCTCCATCAAAAATCTCTCCAGGTATTCCCTGGAGGAACTTTCCTTTCTCCACGACGCTGGTCTCAGGCTGCTCTACATAGGTTTCGAATCGGGCAGGGACGATGTGCTCAGGTTGATGAAAAAGGGTCACTCCGTAGAAGAAGCCGTAGAGCAGGCCCAAAAACTCAACGAAGCCAGGTTACCCTTTAATACCGTGATTATGTATGGCATAGCGGGGGAAGAAGAGTCCGTAAAAAACGCATTGTCCACCGCCGAAATGATAAACTGCTTCAAGACGAACACGATAATAACGATGAACCTGGTGATCTTCTACGGTACGGAGCTGGAAAACATGGTTAAAAAGGGCGAATTCACTCCTCCCGGTGCGAAGGAACGCCTGCTGGAAATTAGAACTCTCCTGGAAAACCTCTTTCCCCGGGATCAGACTGTTTTTGATACAACCCATCCATCGAATATCATAAAAATCTCCGGTACCCTCCCTCAGGATA